One segment of Gordonia terrae DNA contains the following:
- a CDS encoding glutamate synthase subunit beta — translation MADPRGFLEVPKKEAKYRPVAERVHDWDDVYEHADNPIKVLDEVSGQARRCMDCGIPFCHSGTAGCPLGNLIPEWNDLVRRGRWDAASSRLHATNNFPEFTGMVCPAPCEAACVLSISEPATGGSVTIKRIEKTIAYESWAEGIIGPERPESTTGKSVGVVGSGPAGLAAAQQLTRAGHDVTVYERDDRLGGLLRYGIPEYKLQKSDIDRRIAQMRAEGTTFVTNCDVGTDLSVADLRATHDAVVLAIGAMEARDNPVPGRELNGIHLAMEHLVPANKECEGDGPAAITAAGKHVVIIGGGDTGADCLGTAHRQGAASVVQLDYNPELPGERDDERSPWPTWPLIMRTSSAHDEGGDRLHQVAVQRFEGDDAGNVTTMVLAEVEVIRDADGRREITPVSEEFEIPCELALFAIGFAGVRGGPLLTGLEIEPNRRGVISCGSDWQTDAPGVFVCGDAHRGASLVVWAIAEGRSTARAVDEFLVGESDLPSPVRPASLPLSVR, via the coding sequence GTGGCTGATCCGCGCGGATTCCTGGAAGTCCCGAAGAAAGAGGCGAAGTACCGGCCCGTCGCCGAACGGGTCCACGACTGGGACGACGTCTACGAGCACGCCGACAACCCGATCAAGGTTCTCGACGAGGTCAGCGGGCAGGCCCGCCGCTGTATGGACTGCGGTATCCCGTTCTGCCACTCCGGCACCGCCGGGTGCCCGCTCGGCAACCTCATCCCGGAGTGGAACGACCTGGTCCGGCGCGGCCGGTGGGATGCGGCGAGCAGCAGGCTCCACGCGACCAACAACTTCCCGGAGTTCACCGGGATGGTGTGCCCCGCGCCGTGCGAGGCCGCATGCGTGCTGTCGATCTCCGAACCGGCCACCGGCGGCAGCGTGACCATCAAGCGCATCGAGAAGACGATCGCCTACGAATCGTGGGCCGAGGGCATTATCGGGCCCGAGCGTCCCGAGTCCACCACCGGCAAGTCGGTGGGGGTCGTCGGGTCCGGCCCGGCGGGACTCGCTGCGGCACAACAGCTCACCCGGGCCGGCCACGATGTCACCGTCTACGAGCGCGACGACCGTCTCGGTGGGTTGCTGCGTTACGGCATCCCGGAGTACAAGCTGCAGAAGTCCGACATCGACCGGCGCATCGCCCAGATGCGCGCGGAGGGAACGACGTTCGTGACCAACTGCGACGTGGGGACGGACCTGTCGGTCGCCGACCTGCGCGCGACCCACGACGCGGTGGTGCTGGCCATCGGTGCGATGGAGGCGCGCGACAACCCGGTGCCGGGTCGGGAACTGAACGGCATCCACCTCGCCATGGAGCATCTCGTGCCCGCCAACAAGGAGTGCGAGGGCGACGGCCCGGCGGCCATCACCGCGGCGGGCAAGCACGTCGTGATCATCGGCGGCGGCGACACCGGAGCCGACTGTCTGGGTACGGCGCACCGCCAGGGTGCGGCCTCGGTCGTGCAACTCGATTACAACCCAGAACTGCCCGGGGAGCGCGACGACGAACGGTCGCCGTGGCCTACGTGGCCGCTCATCATGCGGACCTCCAGCGCGCACGACGAGGGCGGAGATCGGTTGCACCAGGTCGCGGTGCAACGGTTCGAGGGTGACGACGCAGGCAACGTCACGACCATGGTGCTCGCCGAGGTGGAGGTGATCCGGGACGCCGACGGTCGCCGGGAGATCACGCCGGTGAGTGAGGAATTCGAGATCCCTTGTGAGCTGGCGTTGTTCGCGATCGGCTTCGCCGGCGTGCGCGGCGGCCCGCTGCTGACCGGACTGGAGATCGAACCGAACCGTCGCGGCGTCATCTCGTGCGGGAGTGACTGGCAGACCGACGCACCGGGCGTCTTCGTCTGCGGTGACGCCCACCGCGGCGCCTCGCTGGTGGTGTGGGCGATCGCGGAGGGCCGGTCGACCGCGCGTGCGGTGGACGAGTTCCTCGTCGGCGAATCGGATCTGCCCTCACCGGTCCGGCCGGCATCCCTGCCGCTGTCCGTCCGCTGA
- a CDS encoding ABC transporter ATP-binding protein/permease: MEYSIDWGNEVWASLKWLAIAFAISAVAVLVIGYLLVRFSRWGRPLWRVIGGFFTGRDTRVAAWGLAVVLTLLALLGVRVTVLFSYFSNDLFTSLQTAGEGLAAGGPQGAEMLEVGEQAFWHSMAVFGILATIHVVRTMVEIYVGAAFEIRLRYWLTEGATADWMAGRAFYRNRFVDLSAGLLRRRRFGRGKSDPHRKSVDIHPGVDNPDQRIEADITTVVSSGSSLFWGGGGSSTNGVLPACASIVSFAIVLWGLSGPLTVFGVEIPRMMMWLVLVYVLIASVVAFAIGRPLIRLNFWRERLTANFRYALVRVRDGAENVAFYSGERVEHNNLMTRFRAVVKNFWQIIYVQLAFVGWNFSITQLSVVFPYLVQAPRFFDGQIKLGDVSQTSSAFAEMHDALSFFRNAYDDFTVLRASIIRLDGLADADSRSRDLPEVTTVDRERAVALSDIDVKTPTGDDLISALTLSLAPGAALVVKGRSGSGKTTLLRGLAGLWPFIDGEFARPPGEHTLFLSQMPYIPLGDLRTAVAYPALPDDVGDEAIKAALEKVFLPHLVGRLHDEEDWVKVLSPGEQQRVAFARILLTRPQAVFMDEATSAVDEGLEFSLYSLIRTELPETILVSVSHRSTTDQHHTDLLELTGGGGWNLESLTHGPSLDKQF, from the coding sequence GTGGAGTACAGCATCGACTGGGGCAACGAGGTGTGGGCCAGTCTGAAATGGTTGGCCATCGCGTTCGCGATCTCCGCCGTGGCGGTCCTCGTGATCGGTTATCTGCTGGTCCGGTTCAGCAGATGGGGTCGCCCGCTGTGGCGGGTCATAGGCGGGTTCTTCACCGGACGCGATACGCGGGTTGCGGCCTGGGGTCTCGCCGTCGTGCTCACTCTGCTGGCACTGCTCGGTGTGCGTGTCACAGTGTTGTTCTCGTACTTCAGCAACGATTTGTTCACCTCTCTCCAGACAGCAGGTGAGGGTTTAGCCGCCGGCGGGCCCCAAGGGGCAGAGATGCTCGAGGTAGGGGAGCAGGCCTTTTGGCATTCGATGGCTGTGTTCGGCATTCTCGCGACCATCCATGTGGTTCGCACGATGGTCGAGATCTACGTCGGTGCTGCGTTCGAGATCCGGTTACGCTACTGGCTCACCGAAGGAGCCACCGCGGACTGGATGGCAGGCCGCGCGTTCTACCGGAATCGTTTCGTGGACCTGAGCGCAGGGTTGCTGCGCCGCAGGCGGTTCGGGCGTGGAAAATCTGATCCGCATCGCAAGTCGGTCGACATCCACCCGGGTGTGGACAACCCCGACCAACGTATCGAGGCCGACATCACCACTGTTGTGTCATCGGGTTCGTCGTTGTTCTGGGGCGGTGGTGGGTCGTCGACAAACGGTGTCCTTCCGGCGTGTGCGTCGATCGTGTCGTTTGCGATCGTGCTCTGGGGCCTGTCCGGCCCGCTGACAGTTTTCGGTGTCGAGATCCCGCGAATGATGATGTGGCTTGTGCTGGTCTACGTTCTCATCGCCAGCGTGGTCGCCTTCGCGATCGGCCGACCGCTGATCCGACTGAATTTCTGGCGCGAACGCCTGACCGCGAACTTCCGTTACGCACTGGTCCGGGTTCGCGATGGCGCCGAGAACGTCGCCTTCTACAGTGGCGAGCGCGTCGAACACAACAACTTGATGACCCGCTTTCGTGCCGTCGTCAAAAACTTCTGGCAGATCATCTACGTCCAGCTGGCCTTTGTCGGCTGGAACTTCAGTATCACCCAACTGTCGGTTGTCTTCCCGTACCTTGTGCAGGCGCCGCGCTTCTTCGACGGGCAGATCAAACTCGGCGACGTATCGCAGACGTCGTCGGCTTTCGCCGAGATGCACGACGCGCTCTCGTTCTTCCGGAACGCCTATGACGATTTCACTGTCCTGCGCGCGTCGATCATCCGTCTCGACGGACTCGCCGACGCCGATTCGCGCTCGCGTGACCTGCCCGAGGTGACGACCGTGGATCGGGAACGCGCCGTAGCGTTGTCGGACATCGACGTCAAGACTCCGACGGGCGACGATCTCATCAGTGCGCTCACCCTGTCACTCGCTCCCGGCGCAGCCCTCGTCGTCAAGGGACGGTCGGGGTCGGGCAAGACCACGTTGCTTCGCGGCCTGGCCGGATTGTGGCCGTTCATCGATGGCGAGTTCGCCCGGCCGCCAGGCGAACACACCCTGTTCCTGTCGCAGATGCCCTACATCCCGCTGGGGGACCTGCGGACCGCGGTCGCCTACCCGGCGCTACCCGACGACGTCGGGGACGAGGCCATCAAGGCGGCGCTGGAGAAGGTGTTCCTCCCGCACCTCGTCGGCCGGCTCCACGATGAGGAGGACTGGGTCAAGGTGCTCTCGCCGGGCGAGCAGCAGCGCGTAGCGTTCGCTCGTATCCTCCTCACCCGTCCGCAGGCCGTGTTCATGGACGAGGCGACCTCGGCGGTCGACGAGGGTCTGGAGTTCTCGCTGTACTCGCTGATCCGCACGGAGCTGCCGGAGACGATTCTGGTCTCGGTCAGTCACCGCAGCACGACCGATCAGCATCACACGGACCTGCTCGAACTGACTGGCGGCGGAGGCTGGAACCTCGAGTCGCTGACACACGGTCCTTCGCTCGACAAACAGTTCTGA
- the pyk gene encoding pyruvate kinase: protein MTRRTKIVCTLGPATASDERLKELVESGMDVARMNFSHGTHEDHAAVYARVRKASDTTEKAVGVLADLQGPKIRLGRFDGCDGSTVWETGEQVRITIDDVVGDHDRVSTTYKQLAEDASPGDRLLVDDGKVGLAVSAVEGNDVVCTVTEGGPVSNNKGLSLPGMSVSVPAMSEKDIADLEFALGLGVDMVALSFVRSPSDIELVHEVMDRVGRRVPVIAKLEKPEAIENLEAIVLAFDAIMVARGDLGVELPLEQVPLVQKRAIQMARENAKPVIVATQMLDSMIENSRPTRAEASDVANAVLDGADAVMLSGETSVGKHPLETVRTMDRICRAVETGPRDVPPLSHVPRTKRGVISYAARDIGERLEVKALVAFTQSGDTVRRLARLHSRLPLLAFTPTQAVRSQLALSWGTETFIVDHVDTTDHMIDQVDHQLLRIGRLSEGDVVVIVAGAPPGTVGSTNLIHVHRIGEQDH, encoded by the coding sequence GTGACACGCCGAACCAAGATCGTTTGCACCCTGGGCCCGGCCACCGCGAGCGACGAGCGTCTGAAAGAGCTCGTCGAAAGCGGCATGGACGTGGCCCGAATGAACTTCAGCCACGGTACGCATGAGGACCATGCGGCCGTCTATGCGCGCGTCCGCAAGGCGTCGGACACCACCGAGAAGGCCGTCGGCGTCCTCGCCGATCTCCAGGGACCCAAGATCCGGCTCGGCCGTTTCGACGGCTGCGACGGCTCGACCGTCTGGGAGACCGGCGAACAGGTACGCATCACCATCGACGACGTCGTGGGTGACCACGATCGGGTCTCGACCACCTACAAACAACTCGCCGAGGACGCGAGCCCCGGAGATCGGCTGCTCGTCGACGACGGCAAGGTCGGCCTCGCGGTGTCCGCGGTCGAGGGCAACGACGTCGTGTGCACCGTGACCGAGGGTGGACCGGTCAGCAACAACAAGGGACTCTCGCTTCCCGGGATGAGTGTCTCGGTGCCCGCGATGTCGGAGAAGGACATCGCCGACCTCGAATTCGCGCTTGGGCTCGGCGTGGACATGGTCGCGCTGTCCTTCGTGCGCAGTCCGTCCGACATCGAACTGGTCCACGAGGTGATGGATCGCGTGGGCCGCCGGGTCCCGGTCATCGCGAAACTCGAGAAGCCCGAGGCCATCGAGAACCTCGAGGCCATCGTCCTCGCCTTCGACGCGATCATGGTCGCCCGTGGCGACCTGGGCGTCGAGCTACCGCTCGAGCAGGTACCGCTGGTGCAGAAGCGGGCCATCCAGATGGCCCGCGAGAACGCCAAGCCGGTCATCGTCGCCACGCAGATGCTCGACTCCATGATCGAGAACTCGCGCCCGACCCGCGCCGAGGCATCCGACGTCGCCAACGCGGTCCTCGACGGCGCCGACGCGGTCATGCTGTCGGGGGAGACCTCGGTGGGCAAGCATCCGCTCGAGACGGTGCGCACCATGGACCGCATCTGCCGCGCGGTCGAGACCGGCCCCCGCGACGTTCCGCCGCTGTCCCACGTGCCGCGCACCAAGCGCGGCGTCATCTCCTACGCTGCGCGCGACATCGGCGAACGCCTCGAGGTGAAGGCGCTGGTGGCGTTCACGCAGTCCGGCGACACCGTTCGCCGGCTGGCACGTCTGCACTCGCGACTGCCGCTGCTGGCATTCACCCCCACACAGGCGGTACGCAGCCAGCTCGCCCTGAGCTGGGGCACCGAGACGTTCATCGTCGACCACGTCGACACGACCGACCACATGATCGACCAGGTCGACCATCAGCTGCTGCGTATCGGCCGCCTCAGCGAGGGCGACGTCGTGGTGATCGTCGCCGGCGCACCGCCCGGGACGGTCGGTTCGACCAACCTCATCCACGTGCACCGGATCGGCGAGCAGGACCACTGA
- a CDS encoding acyl-CoA thioesterase — protein sequence MTVEQAGDLGKLLALLDVERQGEDLFIGHHPEQVTARTFGGQLLGQGVVAAARSLSRGNPPIHALHAHFIRGGDVTKPMEYHVDRFRDGRSFANRQVTAKQDGEEIFTMLVAFQDNTSGLEHAVEIPNVPYPEELPTLGEHFKGYEDRIATFVNALHPIDIRFANDPSWKAKDAGEKLTDNRVWMKADGTMPDDPVMHVAAMCYASDTTVLDSIITTHGLSWGMDRLFAATVNHSMWFHREFRFDDWLLYATRSPVATGSRGMGSGRFWMRDGTLATSVVQEALIKYFPPKK from the coding sequence ATGACCGTGGAACAGGCCGGCGATCTCGGCAAGCTGCTCGCGTTGCTCGACGTCGAACGTCAGGGCGAGGACCTGTTCATCGGGCACCATCCCGAACAGGTCACCGCCAGGACGTTCGGCGGGCAGTTGCTCGGACAGGGGGTTGTCGCGGCGGCGCGCAGCCTGAGCCGCGGCAACCCGCCCATCCACGCCCTGCACGCGCACTTCATCCGCGGCGGTGACGTCACCAAACCGATGGAGTATCACGTTGATCGGTTCCGCGACGGGAGGTCGTTCGCCAATCGCCAGGTGACGGCGAAGCAGGACGGCGAAGAGATCTTCACGATGCTGGTCGCCTTCCAGGACAACACGTCCGGGCTCGAACACGCGGTGGAGATCCCGAACGTGCCCTACCCGGAGGAATTGCCCACTCTCGGTGAGCATTTCAAGGGTTACGAAGACCGCATCGCCACCTTTGTGAATGCGTTGCACCCCATCGACATCCGCTTCGCGAACGATCCGAGCTGGAAGGCGAAGGACGCGGGGGAGAAGCTGACCGACAACCGGGTGTGGATGAAGGCCGACGGCACGATGCCCGACGACCCCGTGATGCACGTCGCCGCAATGTGTTACGCCTCGGACACCACGGTGCTCGACTCGATCATCACCACCCACGGCCTCTCCTGGGGCATGGATCGGTTGTTCGCCGCGACCGTCAATCACTCGATGTGGTTCCACCGCGAGTTCCGGTTCGACGACTGGCTGCTCTACGCGACCCGGTCGCCGGTCGCCACCGGGTCACGCGGAATGGGCTCGGGTCGATTCTGGATGCGCGACGGCACTCTCGCGACATCGGTCGTGCAGGAGGCGCTCATCAAGTACTTCCCGCCCAAGAAGTGA